The following coding sequences are from one Lasioglossum baleicum chromosome 18, iyLasBale1, whole genome shotgun sequence window:
- the LOC143217849 gene encoding protein-lysine N-methyltransferase SMYD4-like isoform X1 → MYCINILKMDGYDDFDILECKLHALKDKIKREDEVMSHLWNDAHSREFASFLMECSIKQSKCVIKAEALKKKGNEQFQAKNYSKCIQFYTECAMYAPEHSPEYSEAIAKRSDALFYLKRYKDCIKDIDLAIELNCSKKLHLELYAYKMQCYLVLGKPDLARNMIFKAHESVDDSCFSTSMKDFFKKLLSESILIGIRTPDESKNIVDPLDLRSTLMFDENPNFPQASSSIDRKFNDELGRRVVANRFIRKGEVLFYEKPISFAFVDDNGVDEHCHHCCRSTDIPVPCPKCLHTFYCDTNCLNEAWSSYHRWECPANQMGLWKDMWQAQLALKAFLVCTTSKDANKFNEMQKLITNFDRVPVKQMAEFGQIAMMLTLYLFEHTDFFQENDLNDHFARKCVDNSINSNFHAVTDDNKHLYVSSLLLRCFLHLGFHCTSICTTSMKPVNHFTLESNIVPDVVARAIYTSASMMNRSCDINIVINFVDQYQIIRASRDIAANEEIFFTFGPHYRHETREARQGIISNLFYYTCECKACSQPDLKYFVERFSAMNCSKCNGALCKIKNSLFCLDCSDKPKHFQQRKIKQAERLFKEAEHCIARENVNGALKKLEECLNIRRRTLYKYNDDVTLTSHVISKLYLEKGKVAHANRCWESILAAVNARFGPSSVEFMDTLSKVIHAYVLYLKPMPDTTTSSYKALSKTTYEYLEQLLELVELHYGSWSHTYKHWKLYYDKKCLVHNYTYKFISGGPRQTNKKFQENSH, encoded by the exons ATGTACTGTATTAACATCCTGAAAATGGACGGGTACGATGATTTTGATATTCTCGAGTGTAAACTACACGCTttaaaagataaaataaagCGGGAAGATGAAGTAATGTCTCATTTATGGAATGATGCACACTCAAG GGAATTTGCATCGTTCTTGATGGAATGCAGTATAAAACAATCGAAGTGTGTAATAAAAGCTGAagcgttaaaaaaaaaaggaaatgaaCAATTTCAAGCCAAAAACTATTCAAAGTGTATACAGTTTTATACAGAATGTGCTATGTATGCGCCAGAGCATAGTCCCGAATATTCAGAGGCTATTGCAAAAAGGTCTGATGCTTTATTCTATTTAAAAAGGTACAAG GActgtataaaagatattgatttAGCAATTGAGTTAAATTGTTCTAAGAAATTACATTTAGAATTATATGCGTACAAGATGCAATGTTACTTGGTATTGGGTAAACCAGATTTAGCCAGAAACATGATTTTCAAAGCACACGAATCTGTTGATGATTCCTGCTTTTCGACTTCTATGAAAG atttttttaaaaaactattGTCTGAATCAATACTTATTGGAATACGTACACCAGACGAGTCGAAAAATATCGTTGATCCGTTAGACTTGAGGTCTACACTGATGTTCGATGAAAATCCTAACTTTCCACAAGCATCGTCCAGCATCGATCGAAAATTCAATGACGAACTGGGGAGACGTGTAGTAGCGAATAGATTTATTAGAAAGGGCGAAGTCCTGTTTTATGAAAAGCCAATAAGCTTTGCATTTGTGGATGACAATGGAGTGGATGAACACTGTCACCACTGTTGTCGGAGCACAGACATTCCTGTACC ATGCCCAAAGTGCTTGCATACTTTTTATTGCGACACAAATTGTTTGAATGAAGCATGGTCTTCGTACCACCGTTGGGAATGTCCTGCAAATCAAATGGGTCTATGGAAAGACATGTGGCAAGCACAATTAGCACTGAAAGCTTTTCTAGTATGTACAACATCAAAGGATGCGAACAAATTTAATGAAATGCAAAAATTGATAACTAATTTTGATAGAGTACCTGTAAAACAGATGGCAGAGTTCGGTCAG ATAGCTATGATGCTCACCTTGTATTTATTTGAACACACAGATTTCTTTCAAGAAAACGATCTCAATGATCATTTTGCAAGGAAGTGTGTCGATAACAGTATCAATTCCAACTTTCACGCTGTAACAGACGATAACAAACATCTTTACGTAAGCTCTTTACTTCTGCGATGTTTCCTACATCTTGGTTTCCATTGTACTTCAATTTGTACGACCAGTATGAAACCAGTAAATCATTTCACCCTGGAATCGAATATTGTACCAGACGTTGTAGCTAGAGCAATTTACACGTCTGCAAGCATGATGAATCGTTCTTGTGATATCAACATAGTTATAAa TTTTGTAGATCAGTACCAGATCATTAGAGCATCAAGGGATATCGCCGCAAatgaagaaatattttttacttttg GTCCCCATTACAGGCATGAAACAAGAGAAGCCAGACAGGGAATAATATCAAATTTGTTCTATTACACCTGCGAATGTAAAGCTTGCTCTCAGCCAGATCTGAAATATTTCGTG GAAAGGTTCTCTGCCATGAACTGTTCGAAATGCAACGGTGCATTGTGCAAGATCAAGAATTCCTTATTTTGCTTAGACTGCTCCGACAAGCCTAAACATTTTCAACAACGTAAAATAAAACAAGCTGAAAGACTCTTTAAGGAAGCTGAACATTGCATTGCTCGAGAAAATGTTAACGGAGCTCTTAAGAAATTAGaagaatgtttaaatattaggaGAAGAacgttatataaatataatgacGATGTTACCTTAACGTCACATGTTATATCAAAATTATATTTGGAAAAGG GTAAAGTGGCACATGCTAATAGATGCTGGGAAAGTATACTCGCTGCAGTTAATGCAAGATTTGGACCTTCTAGTGTCGAGTTCATGGATACGCTGTCTAAAGTCATACATGCATATGTCCTCTATCTTAAACCGATGCCGGATACTACTACAAGCTCGTACAA agcTCTGTCGAAAACAACATACGAATATTTGGAACAATTACTGGAGTTGGTCGAGCTTCATTATGGATCTTGGAGTCATACCTACAAACATTGGAAACTGTACTACGATAAAAAATGCTTGGTACACAATTATACTTATAAATTCATCAGTGGCGGACCAAGGCAAACCAacaaaaagtttcaagaaaacTCTCATTAA
- the LOC143217849 gene encoding protein-lysine N-methyltransferase SMYD4-like isoform X2 → MYLMLSIALTYFHVYRIPVNNDKDCIKDIDLAIELNCSKKLHLELYAYKMQCYLVLGKPDLARNMIFKAHESVDDSCFSTSMKDFFKKLLSESILIGIRTPDESKNIVDPLDLRSTLMFDENPNFPQASSSIDRKFNDELGRRVVANRFIRKGEVLFYEKPISFAFVDDNGVDEHCHHCCRSTDIPVPCPKCLHTFYCDTNCLNEAWSSYHRWECPANQMGLWKDMWQAQLALKAFLVCTTSKDANKFNEMQKLITNFDRVPVKQMAEFGQIAMMLTLYLFEHTDFFQENDLNDHFARKCVDNSINSNFHAVTDDNKHLYVSSLLLRCFLHLGFHCTSICTTSMKPVNHFTLESNIVPDVVARAIYTSASMMNRSCDINIVINFVDQYQIIRASRDIAANEEIFFTFGPHYRHETREARQGIISNLFYYTCECKACSQPDLKYFVERFSAMNCSKCNGALCKIKNSLFCLDCSDKPKHFQQRKIKQAERLFKEAEHCIARENVNGALKKLEECLNIRRRTLYKYNDDVTLTSHVISKLYLEKGKVAHANRCWESILAAVNARFGPSSVEFMDTLSKVIHAYVLYLKPMPDTTTSSYKALSKTTYEYLEQLLELVELHYGSWSHTYKHWKLYYDKKCLVHNYTYKFISGGPRQTNKKFQENSH, encoded by the exons ATGTATTTAATGCTTTCCATTGCATTaacgtattttcatgtataccGCATACCTGTTAACAACGACAAGGActgtataaaagatattgatttAGCAATTGAGTTAAATTGTTCTAAGAAATTACATTTAGAATTATATGCGTACAAGATGCAATGTTACTTGGTATTGGGTAAACCAGATTTAGCCAGAAACATGATTTTCAAAGCACACGAATCTGTTGATGATTCCTGCTTTTCGACTTCTATGAAAG atttttttaaaaaactattGTCTGAATCAATACTTATTGGAATACGTACACCAGACGAGTCGAAAAATATCGTTGATCCGTTAGACTTGAGGTCTACACTGATGTTCGATGAAAATCCTAACTTTCCACAAGCATCGTCCAGCATCGATCGAAAATTCAATGACGAACTGGGGAGACGTGTAGTAGCGAATAGATTTATTAGAAAGGGCGAAGTCCTGTTTTATGAAAAGCCAATAAGCTTTGCATTTGTGGATGACAATGGAGTGGATGAACACTGTCACCACTGTTGTCGGAGCACAGACATTCCTGTACC ATGCCCAAAGTGCTTGCATACTTTTTATTGCGACACAAATTGTTTGAATGAAGCATGGTCTTCGTACCACCGTTGGGAATGTCCTGCAAATCAAATGGGTCTATGGAAAGACATGTGGCAAGCACAATTAGCACTGAAAGCTTTTCTAGTATGTACAACATCAAAGGATGCGAACAAATTTAATGAAATGCAAAAATTGATAACTAATTTTGATAGAGTACCTGTAAAACAGATGGCAGAGTTCGGTCAG ATAGCTATGATGCTCACCTTGTATTTATTTGAACACACAGATTTCTTTCAAGAAAACGATCTCAATGATCATTTTGCAAGGAAGTGTGTCGATAACAGTATCAATTCCAACTTTCACGCTGTAACAGACGATAACAAACATCTTTACGTAAGCTCTTTACTTCTGCGATGTTTCCTACATCTTGGTTTCCATTGTACTTCAATTTGTACGACCAGTATGAAACCAGTAAATCATTTCACCCTGGAATCGAATATTGTACCAGACGTTGTAGCTAGAGCAATTTACACGTCTGCAAGCATGATGAATCGTTCTTGTGATATCAACATAGTTATAAa TTTTGTAGATCAGTACCAGATCATTAGAGCATCAAGGGATATCGCCGCAAatgaagaaatattttttacttttg GTCCCCATTACAGGCATGAAACAAGAGAAGCCAGACAGGGAATAATATCAAATTTGTTCTATTACACCTGCGAATGTAAAGCTTGCTCTCAGCCAGATCTGAAATATTTCGTG GAAAGGTTCTCTGCCATGAACTGTTCGAAATGCAACGGTGCATTGTGCAAGATCAAGAATTCCTTATTTTGCTTAGACTGCTCCGACAAGCCTAAACATTTTCAACAACGTAAAATAAAACAAGCTGAAAGACTCTTTAAGGAAGCTGAACATTGCATTGCTCGAGAAAATGTTAACGGAGCTCTTAAGAAATTAGaagaatgtttaaatattaggaGAAGAacgttatataaatataatgacGATGTTACCTTAACGTCACATGTTATATCAAAATTATATTTGGAAAAGG GTAAAGTGGCACATGCTAATAGATGCTGGGAAAGTATACTCGCTGCAGTTAATGCAAGATTTGGACCTTCTAGTGTCGAGTTCATGGATACGCTGTCTAAAGTCATACATGCATATGTCCTCTATCTTAAACCGATGCCGGATACTACTACAAGCTCGTACAA agcTCTGTCGAAAACAACATACGAATATTTGGAACAATTACTGGAGTTGGTCGAGCTTCATTATGGATCTTGGAGTCATACCTACAAACATTGGAAACTGTACTACGATAAAAAATGCTTGGTACACAATTATACTTATAAATTCATCAGTGGCGGACCAAGGCAAACCAacaaaaagtttcaagaaaacTCTCATTAA
- the LOC143217815 gene encoding uncharacterized protein LOC143217815: MKPRVLDASSDESSEEIDLHRTECDVTDANTSREDALQALPLHGAPKTANTIGDDNNEFFYPRCEYKWRFKGTSAFAMSDPDHWGTYFRSTSVGGNCDRIAKLVNSGKTYKNRIINKSCGKNEETIPPSKTGCIRSTWVHPEYKNIFDTKPIIPKEMNKNNDTLLYDQLLRYKTDICDTVVTKFSELEISDRKIDVYFENDYPCIMVQIKEFAELFPTQEQGSLYNIVLAYFIAITNCVAYRDNIPIEVVNRASFGHDLPSVSETGKSFRISIGVVPKCYAEVLVQSLKLLNTELLVPLLNKDATKTTLKLGFSKEEIKRHNDEVNCYNEKKCDKERSSKVERWEEHENLINVLCKIGDSSGRKVSYQITRSKKYIDLLADYVHNVTLGNTKDLAKPLREMLRKLTCTNKGVVTIDNNNDDYNNSQFVFHDEENQDIKNDKKFWGIIRNISLKFERVDIKHLCDAINSKKITGLYRLFEKANLEFIRNSSYRQSEEGYGSSSDCEVSFENTRFHSKKITLATGMRAFNVARFLSIYKAGTRHIDTKYMYYETDHVEKKKIVQDINQSGNLDFSVPSGVVKCIDLNHCAANGPNSKVDLEKIKDELNSESVMILDYTSATTEKISEAIRLFIEKVPILLLVISGIKNEQVGADMNPYGTLRIVTTDPNELNKLYYSLIATLIAQEKLPRELHNIRKAYKDAGAVVTSAAIYTKDRGYDYQPNTDENDSDSEYVIDFGTVSDELKKIADLFSGEYEEERNNLTQTHRVSLNSIISWDLKKIKFLGSDDVISVINSFDDNQDIFDQIIKWYDSNPNLTCDIVEDIVAGEEDIIDTSLDFEDLAKEYKRIKKECYVDIGENIIDAIVREESYDIESYRAGFAYAKMAGLIDSRCSSPRSSLDEDRMSLDYDTEMLSSSNDDNSTSSDGEGMDCEP; this comes from the exons ATGAAACCACGTGTATTGGATGCTAGCAGCGACGAGTCGTCTGAAGAGATAGACCTGCATCGCACAGA ATGCGACGTTACTGATGCGAACACTTCGCGCGAAGACGCGTTACAAGCACTTCCACTCCACGGTGCTCCAAAAACAGCAAATACAATTGGCGATGACAATAATGAATTCTTTTACCCAAGGTGTGAATATAAATGGCGGTTTAAAGGAACCAGTGCTTTTGCTATGTCAGATCCAGATCATTGGGGGACATATTTTCGATCAACATCTGTAGGTGGTAATTGTGACAGGATAGCTAAATTGGTCAATTCTGGTAAAACATACAAAAATAGGATTATAAACAAATCGTGTGGTAAAAATGAAGAAACCATTCCACCATCTAAAACTGGTTGTATTAGAAGTACATGGGTACATCCtgaatacaaaaatatatttgatacAAAACCAATAATTCCtaaagaaatgaataaaaataatgatacttTGTTATACGATCAGTTGCTTCGGTATAAAACAGATATTTGTGATACTGTTgtcacgaaattttcagaacttgAAATATCTGACAGGAAAATAGATgtatattttgaaaatgattatCCATGCATTATGGTGCAAATAAAAGAATTTGCTGAATTATTTCCGACACAAGAACAAGGTAGTCTATATAACATAGTGCTAGCATATTTCATCGCTATAACGAACTGTGTCGCCTACCGTGACAATATCCCAATTGAAGTAGTTAATAGAGCGAGCTTCGGTCATGATCTTCCAAGTGTATCGGAAACTGGAAAGAGTTTTAGAATAAGTATCGGGGTTGTACCAAAATGTTATGCTGAAGTATTAGTTCAAAGTCTAAAATTACTTAATACTGAATTGTTAGTACCGTTGCTTAATAAAGATGCGACAAAAACAACGTTGAAGTTAGGTTTCAGTAAAGAGGAGATTAAGCGTCATAATGATGAAGTTAACTGTTATAATGAAAAGAAGTGTGATAAAGAACGATCTTCAAAAGTTGAACGTTGGGAAGAACATGAGAATCTAATTAATGTACTTTGCAAAATTGGAGATTCAAGTGGAAGAAAGGTTTCTTATCAAATCACAAGATCGAAGAAGTACATTGACTTACTAGCTGATTATGTTCATAACGTTACTTTAGGTAATACAAAGGATCTTGCCAAACCTTTAAGAGAGATGCTTAGAAAATTAACTTGTACAAATAAAGGGGTAGTAACTATAGATAATAACAATGATGACTATAATAATAGTCAATTTGTATTTCACGACGAGGAAAATCAAGATATTAAAAACGATAAAAAATTTTGGGGCATTATACGAAATATCTCACTAAAGTTTGAAAGAGTAGATATAAAGCATTTATGCGATGCTATTAACAGCAAGAAGATCACAGGTTTATATCGTCTCTTCGAGAAGGCAAATTTAGAATTTATAAGAAATAGCAGTTACCGACAATCTGAGGAAGGATATGGAAGCTCTAGCGATTGTGAGGTTAGTTTTGAAAATACTAGGTTTCACTCTAAGAAGATAACGTTAGCTACCGGAATGAGAGCATTCAATGTAGCTCGATTTTTATCAATATATAAAGCGGGCACACGCCACATTGATACGAAATATATGTATTACGAGACAGATCATGTGGAGAAAAAGAAGATTGTACAAGATATTAATCAATCAGGAAATTTAGATTTTAGTGTGCCATCAGGGGTAGTAAAATGTATCGATTTAAATCACTGTGCCGCTAATGGTCCTAATTCTAAAGTGGATCTTGAAAAGATTAAAGACGAGCTGAATTCGGAATCAGTTATGATATTGGATTACACTAGTGCTACAACTGAAAAAATTAGTGAAGCTATTCGATTATTTATTGAAAAAGTACCAATATTACTATTAGTAATTAGTGGAATAAAAAATGAGCAAGTTGGTGCTGATATGAACCCTTATGGTACACTTAGAATTGTCACGACAGATCCTAATGAGCTGAATAAGCTATATTATTCACTCATAGCTACTTTAATTGCACAAGAAAAATTACCACGGGAATTACATAATATCAGAAAAGCATATAAAGATGCTGGAGCTGTTGTAACCAGTGCAGCAATATATACTAAAGATAGAGGATATGATTATCAACCTAATACAGATGAAAATGATAGTGATTCAGAATATGTTATAGACTTTGGTACAGTGTCTGATGAATTAAAGAAAATAGCTGATCTATTTTCCGGTGAATATGAAGAAGAACGTAATAATTTAACTCAAACGCATCGGGTGAGTCTCAACTCAATAATTTCTTGGgatcttaaaaaaataaagtttttAGGTTCAGATGATGTAATTAGTGTCATAAATAGCTTTGATGACAATCAAGATATTTTTGATCAAATAATAAAATGGTATGATAGTAATCCTAATTTGACTTGTGATATAGTGGAGGACATCGTTGCTGGTGAAGAAGATATAATAGATACGTCTTTGGATTTTGAAGACCTAGCAAAAGAATATAAACGAATTAAAAAAGAATGTTATGTAGATATAGGTGAAAACATAATAGATGCAATTGTGAGGGAAGAGAGTTATGATATTGAATCTTATAGAGCAGGCTTTGCTTATGCTAAAATGGCTGGCTTGATAGACTCACGTTGCTCCTCCCCACGTTCTTCTTTAGATGAAGATAGAATGTCGCTAGATTACGATACAGAAATGTTATCTTCATCAAATGATGATAATAGTACGTCAAGTGATGGTGAAGGAATGGATTGTGAACCATAA